A genomic window from Silene latifolia isolate original U9 population chromosome 11, ASM4854445v1, whole genome shotgun sequence includes:
- the LOC141613992 gene encoding protein FAR1-RELATED SEQUENCE 5-like: MADEDDLKREKECYSTKCVNEWLFNEMELMDIEESNVLIEPTDAIVPIASNDVAQTSSNLGSPIIETLSKERIPVCAPELKPVLGMVFDKLEDGLGFYKTYATNSGFKMRKSMQRNIDGVVMTKYCVCSEAGESKPRGKVKKRQRTRISCSAKIFLRRNEKRQYVIADFHEGHIHLLSTPNTVVHLTESRELTLIHKTMIVENSKVNKRHVQSFRMFKEYVKGYQNVGASLEDFKIFWRDVKKFIKGYDAQMMIENFMHKKAMCSSYYFDFDVDDRGPLSRVCWFDPIAIKNYSLFGDMTSFDTTFNMNRYKMIFAPFTGVDHHKKCVWSRTYKKRD, translated from the exons ATGGCGGACGAAGATGatttgaagagagagaaagagtgttaTTCAACGAAATGCGTAAATGAATGGTTATTCAATGAAAT GGAGTTGATGGACATTGAAGAATCTAATGTCTTGATTGAACCTACGGATGCGATTGTTCCAATCGCAAGCAATGATGTCGCACAAACATCCTCCAATTTAG GCTCACCAATTATCGAGACACTCTCAAAGGAAAGAATACCTGTATGCGCGCCAGAATTGAAGCCTGTTTTGGGTATGGTTTTTGATAAACTAGAGGATGGGCTAGGTTTCTATAAGACTTATGCTACTAATTCTGGATTTAAAATGAGGAAGTCGATGCAACGAAACATAGACGGGGTTGTGATGACTAAGTATTGTGTGTGCAGTGAGGCTGGTGAAAGTAAACCTAGAGGGAAGGTAAAAAAGAGGCAGAGGACTAGAATTTCATGTAGTGCAAAGATTTTTCTTCGaagaaatgaaaaaagacaaTATGTGATTGCTGACTTTCATGAAGGACACATCCACCTTCTCTCAACTCCAAACACAGTGGTGCATTTGACCGAGTCACGAGAATTAACCCTTATACATAAAACCATGATTGTTGAGAATTCTAAAGTGAATAAGAGGCATGTGCAAAGCTTTAGGATGTTCAAAGAGTACGTGAAAGGATATCAAAATGTAGGGGCATCACTCGAGGATTTCAAAATTTTTTGGAGGGATGtgaaaaaatttattaaagggtACGATGCTCAAATGATGATTGAGAATTTCATGCACAAGAAAGCCATGTGTAGTtcttactactttgattttgatGTTGATGATCGTGGACCACTATCTAGGGTTTGTTGGTTTGACCCTATAGCTATAAAGAATTACAGTCTCTTTGGTGATATGACATCTTTTGACACGACGTTCAATATGAACAGATATAAAATGATATTTGCACCTTTCACGGGAGTTGACCATCACAAAAAGTGTGTGTGGAGCAGGACTTATAAGAAAAGAGACTGA
- the LOC141613993 gene encoding protein FAR-RED IMPAIRED RESPONSE 1-like yields the protein MSNKYPVCIITDQDRGIKAGVKTVFGDKTQHRYCMWHIMKKLPDKTETTLYRETNFMKELCSCVWAEDIEPSEFVERWCSVISSYGLTDNDWLDTMFDKRASWIPAYFRDLFMGGSKLIAESKNSFPDLETPHPLEKHASEFYTPVMFSEFKNEWVAACLTCGVKIVGVTTSDNIPIIDREKDKVYYVNFISDEMKLNCSCKKFERHGILCRHALYVLKEQGLDNVPDQYLLSRWSKLATCQPICNNVPHTLIEDCNSLDVRRHKIGTLWSEVFSCVTLAEQKPEYVDELMGILKGFKDKINAQNSMSECSSSSNTGDRMRNKTRELEMLLGTKIPT from the exons ATGAGCAATAAGTATCCTGTGTGCATAATTACTGACCAAGATAGAGGCATAAAAGCAGGTGTTAAAACAGTGTTCGGGGACAAAACTCAAcacagatattgcatgtggcatattatGAAAAAACTGCCTGACAAGACCGAAACTACGCTATATAGAGAAACTAACTTCATGAAAGAGTTGTGCTCCTGTGTTTGGGCAGAAGACATCGAACCGTCTGAGTTTGTGGAACGGTGGTGCTCAGTTATATCCTCATACGGGCTGACTGACAATGATTGGTTAGATACAATGTTTGACAAAAGGGCTTCTTGGATCCCAGCATatttcagggatttatttatgggTGGA TCCAAATTAATAGCCGAGTCAAAAAACTCCTTCCCTGATCTAGAAACACCTCACCCTTTGGAAAAACACGCTTCTGAGTTCTACACCCCAGTGATGTTTTCTGAATTTAAAAACGAGTGGGTGGCTGCCTGTTTGACCTGTGGTGTTAAAATTGTAGGGGTTACTACCAGTGACAACATCCCCATTATTGATCGTGAAAAAGATAAGGTTTACTATGTTAACTTTATTTCTGACGAGATGAAATTGAACTGCTCCTGTAAAAAGTTCGAGAGACATGGAATTTTGTGCCGTCATGCGCTTTATGTGTTGAAAGAACAAGGCCTTGACAATGTTCCAGATCAGTATCTGTTGAGTAGGTGGAGCAAATTGGCAACATGTCAGCCAATTTGTAATAATGTGCCACATACTTTAATTGAAGATTGTAACTCATTAGATGTTAGACGGCACAAAATTGGTACCCTATGGTCCGAGGTGTTCTCGTGTGTGACACTCGCTGAACAAAAACCTGAGTATGTGGATGAATTAATGGGAATTCTGAAAGGTTTCAAAGACAAGATAAACGCACAAAACAGTATGTCTGaatgtagtagtagtagtaacacGGGTGATAGGATGAGGAACAAGACTAGGGAACTTGAGATGCTCTTAGGAACAAAAATACCAACATAA